The following proteins are co-located in the Pseudomonas antarctica genome:
- a CDS encoding dermonecrotic toxin domain-containing protein codes for MSEQPVTLTPEGTFNVDLRGVHYDFLKDRVPAWFNQGSPQRQEELANHDMELPSWYLTVTVQQKADLADSHTRYRETLNQVENTLGDIKDVLAFAEQPLKDALKQRFNLDVDVKNVYFARKYGFKSRDDLFGAFVFDQQRDSELNYVYRGVSLLEAALANFERDEERASTCNDCQIITAWSSYDGDVIPTFSAVNSQALPIAPHEFAQVCRSLDVGNLYQQHIKSIVQPDEATQRAALETQLQEHQRQLLALSAEVAAHQTEWGIGADAYRMVKQVITDPGSATLDGKPVTFAALKVFGSVLVGPLLIGPARKDSDSVERLVVFIPNDPQQPLREYASSAEFMADLRTRLHSASYRRFFSRFVPQREQGLFFQQFNGLYKPANGNGAAGDYPLVSRPPRLPLDELAIGANLWAQLRKAQVRKILSDARAVAVPTGDEDRKARMERLSSYLDAVISVFNLGAFVVPGLGPIMLAVGAAQMCTEVYEGIEAYEQSDLKTMWAHFSSVALNAAMLGTGAKVLPAIKLASMVDNLKPVTLPTGKQVLWNPDMTPYKVPVKLPLDAEPDALGLYLHNGQKVLPHEGDHYQVRQEPDTGQYRIQHPSRPGAYEPQLAHNHAGAWSHEVEEPLTWDKPTLMRRLGAGTAGARQRKAGAGPRRQRCRGGHLAPDLCRA; via the coding sequence ATGTCAGAACAACCCGTTACCCTTACCCCCGAAGGCACCTTCAACGTGGACCTTCGGGGCGTGCATTACGATTTCCTCAAAGACCGCGTGCCTGCCTGGTTCAACCAGGGCTCCCCTCAACGCCAGGAAGAACTCGCCAATCACGACATGGAACTGCCCAGCTGGTACCTGACCGTCACGGTTCAGCAAAAGGCTGACCTGGCCGACAGCCATACCCGTTATCGCGAAACCTTGAACCAGGTAGAGAACACCCTCGGTGATATCAAGGATGTGCTCGCCTTTGCCGAGCAGCCGCTTAAAGACGCACTCAAGCAACGCTTCAACCTGGATGTGGACGTCAAGAACGTCTATTTCGCGCGCAAGTATGGGTTCAAAAGTCGCGACGACCTGTTCGGTGCGTTTGTCTTCGACCAACAACGCGACTCGGAGCTGAACTATGTATACCGCGGTGTTTCCCTACTTGAGGCCGCCCTGGCCAATTTCGAGCGCGATGAAGAACGAGCCAGTACCTGCAACGATTGCCAGATCATAACCGCCTGGAGTTCGTATGACGGCGACGTTATCCCGACCTTCAGCGCGGTCAATTCCCAGGCCCTGCCCATCGCGCCCCATGAATTTGCCCAAGTGTGCCGCAGCCTGGACGTGGGCAATTTGTATCAGCAGCACATCAAGTCCATCGTCCAACCGGACGAGGCGACCCAACGCGCCGCACTGGAAACGCAGCTGCAAGAGCACCAGCGCCAATTGCTGGCGCTGAGCGCCGAGGTGGCGGCTCACCAGACCGAGTGGGGCATTGGGGCCGATGCCTACCGGATGGTCAAACAGGTCATCACTGACCCGGGCAGTGCCACCCTCGACGGCAAGCCGGTGACGTTCGCCGCGCTGAAGGTGTTTGGCAGTGTGTTGGTGGGGCCGTTGCTAATCGGTCCTGCCCGTAAAGACAGTGACAGTGTCGAGCGCCTGGTGGTGTTCATCCCCAATGACCCCCAGCAGCCGCTCAGGGAGTATGCCTCCAGCGCCGAGTTCATGGCCGACCTCAGGACCCGCTTGCACAGCGCCTCGTACCGGCGCTTTTTCAGCCGATTTGTGCCCCAGCGCGAGCAGGGCCTCTTTTTTCAGCAATTTAATGGGTTGTACAAACCCGCCAACGGCAATGGCGCGGCCGGCGATTACCCGCTGGTATCCAGGCCGCCGAGGCTGCCTCTGGATGAGTTGGCAATCGGAGCCAACTTATGGGCGCAACTGCGCAAGGCACAGGTGCGCAAGATTTTGTCGGATGCCCGCGCCGTGGCCGTGCCCACCGGTGACGAAGACCGTAAGGCGCGCATGGAGCGGCTGTCGAGCTACCTGGACGCGGTGATCAGCGTGTTCAATCTCGGTGCTTTCGTGGTGCCGGGGCTGGGGCCGATCATGCTGGCGGTGGGTGCGGCGCAGATGTGCACTGAAGTGTATGAAGGCATTGAAGCCTACGAGCAAAGTGACCTGAAGACGATGTGGGCGCACTTTTCCAGCGTGGCCCTCAATGCGGCGATGTTGGGCACCGGGGCCAAGGTGTTGCCCGCCATCAAGCTGGCGAGCATGGTCGACAACCTCAAACCGGTCACGCTGCCCACCGGCAAGCAGGTGTTATGGAACCCGGATATGACGCCCTATAAGGTGCCGGTTAAATTGCCTCTAGACGCCGAGCCAGACGCCTTGGGTCTCTACTTGCACAACGGGCAAAAAGTGTTGCCCCATGAAGGTGACCACTATCAGGTCAGGCAGGAGCCCGACACCGGCCAGTACCGCATCCAGCACCCCAGCCGTCCCGGCGCGTATGAACCGCAATTGGCGCATAACCATGCCGGCGCCTGGAGCCATGAAGTCGAGGAACCACTGACCTGGGACAAGCCGACGTTGATGAGGCGTCTGGGGGCTGGAACAGCGGGGGCTCGACAGCGAAAAGCTGGAGCAGGCCCGCGCCGCCAGCGGTGTCGAGGAGGACACCTTGCGCCAGACCTTTGTCGAGCATGA